The following proteins come from a genomic window of Salvia hispanica cultivar TCC Black 2014 chromosome 4, UniMelb_Shisp_WGS_1.0, whole genome shotgun sequence:
- the LOC125223409 gene encoding major allergen Pru ar 1-like: MVAITYDMEVTSSVPAAKMFKAMVLDADTLIPKIMPQAIKNVEIVEGDGGVGTVKIIHFGEGSQYKSAKHRVEAIDKENLTHTYSIIDGDALVGVLESITYHIKIVPTEDGGCICKNRSIYNTKDEVEIDEEKIKEGKEKAMAMFKAIEAYVQANPDA; the protein is encoded by the coding sequence atGGTTGCCATCACTTATGATATGGAGGTCACTTCCTCAGTCCCAGCTGCAAAGATGTTCAAAGCCATGGTGCTCGACGCTGACACTCTCATTCCCAAGATCATGCCTCAGGCCATCAAGAACGTGGAGATCGTGGAAGGAGATGGTGGCGTTGGCACCGTGAAGATCATTCATTTCGGTGAAGGGAGCCAGTATAAGAGCGCTAAGCACCGTGTGGAGGCTATTGACAAGGAGAACTTGACACACACCTACAGCATCATCGATGGCGATGCTCTTGTAGGTGTCCTCGAATCCATCACTTATCATATCAAGATCGTCCCAACGGAGGACGGAGGATGCATCTGCAAGAACAGAAGCATTTACAACACCAAAGACGAGGTCGAGATTGATGAGGAGAAGATAAAGGAAGGGAAAGAGAAGGCCATGGCTATGTTCAAGGCCATTGAGGCATATGTTCAAGCCAATCCTGATGCCTAA